CCCGGCATTGGGGCGACCTGCGATAACGACTCGCATACCTTCGCGTATAATGCTCCCTTGCTGAGCCTGTTTTTTGACTTTTTCTACTTCTGTGATGATGCCTTTTAGATCATTAACTATTTTTTCATCTTCAAGAAAATTGATTTCTTCTTCAGGAAAATCTATTGCAGCTTCAACGTACATTCTCAAATGAATGATGTTTTCAACCATTTGATGGACAAGCGTTGAAAAATCACCTTGCAGTGAATGAAGGGCACATCGTGCTGCTTGCTCTGAGCTTGAATTAATTAAATCAGCGATGGCTTCGGCTTGGGTTAAGTCTAACTTATCATTTAGAAAGGCCTGTTCACTAAATTCGCCAGGATTTGCCATTCGTATTTTCTCGAGGCTTAGAATTTCTTTTAGCAGCATGTCCAATATGATTGGCCCACCGTGTCCTTGCAGTTCGAGTACATCTTCGCCTGTAAAAGAGTTAGGTCCTTTGAAAAAGAGAGCAATACCTTGATCGAGTGTTTCACCATCAACTGATTTGAACGAAAGGTATTCGGCTTTTCTGGTTTCTGGTATCACGCCTAAAAGAACTTTTGCGACGTCACTGGCTTTGGGACCGGAGATCCTTATTATTCCCACTCCGCCTCGCCCAGGCGCTGTGGCTTGTGCTGCGATAGTGTCATGTTGCTCTGCGTTTAGCGTGTATTCTTGCATTTAGCGTATCTCAGTTACTGACGGGATAATGATGGCTTTATTATAAACCGTTAATTTCATTGATGGTATATATAGAAAAAGGCGACTAAATAGCCGCCTTCTTTAATTCATTTACTGGTTTAAGCGGCTTTCGCTTTAGCCTTTTCTATCCCATTAAATATTATTTTCATCTGTACAATAGAAATCACGTTACTGATGAACCAGTAAAGGACTAACCCTGATGGGAACCATAAGAAAAAGACGGTAAAAATGACTGGCATGTATTGCATCATTTTTTGTTGCATAGGGTCTTG
This window of the Thalassotalea atypica genome carries:
- the mnmE gene encoding tRNA uridine-5-carboxymethylaminomethyl(34) synthesis GTPase MnmE, whose translation is MQEYTLNAEQHDTIAAQATAPGRGGVGIIRISGPKASDVAKVLLGVIPETRKAEYLSFKSVDGETLDQGIALFFKGPNSFTGEDVLELQGHGGPIILDMLLKEILSLEKIRMANPGEFSEQAFLNDKLDLTQAEAIADLINSSSEQAARCALHSLQGDFSTLVHQMVENIIHLRMYVEAAIDFPEEEINFLEDEKIVNDLKGIITEVEKVKKQAQQGSIIREGMRVVIAGRPNAGKSSLLNALSGKETAIVTDIEGTTRDVLTEQIHIDGMPLHIIDTAGLRESPDKVEQIGIERAWKEIEQADRVLLMVDSSTDPISDIKTYWPEFFEKLPKNIGLTIVRNKADLHQATTGLSEENERQTITLSAKTGSGVEVLKEHLKAIMGFQGSTEGGFMARRRHLVALDNAHKHLITGLDQLESYVAGEILAEELRICQQELDQITGEFSSDDLLGKIFSSFCIGK